DNA sequence from the Cucumis melo cultivar AY chromosome 6, USDA_Cmelo_AY_1.0, whole genome shotgun sequence genome:
TTGTCTTCTTTAATCAAATTGGTATGGTTGGATAATAAAATCTCAAGTTAGTCCAAAGTAAGACTAACCAATCCAATTTAACTATGTGTCCACTTCTAACTTGAAGGTTTAGTTATACAATTGTTGAATTGAATAAATAGGGAAAATATGAAATCATGCCAAAGAATTAATTCATGAATCGTTTTCATAAGTAATCCCAACAAATGGTTTTATATCGATTGACTaaagtttaaggtttaaattgattcaattcctatttattaTCGTAGAATTTCAATtgataaaacataaaaattatgagtataaattgttatttgttaaaaaagaaaaggaatatcGATTTTTGTTGCAGTGTTAAACGATCCATAAAtaaatttcaacttttaatgACTCAAATAATATCAAGGTACACttttaaatataacataatgaatagaaatatttacaaaatatattaaatttgaaattctattaatgataaactATGCATCAATAGACATCAATTGAAGTTTATCGACGATAGTTAGAATATGAAACTTTGCAAtatgtttaaaatatttttaccATTTACAatgatttttctaaattttagatgaattttttaaaaacaaaataaaaatggattataaataataaataaaagtaagTTAAAATAAGattcattttcataaatataacaaaccaccaaaatatttacggttcgagtaacaaaatcaaaaagtaCACGAAGCtggctattttttaaaaatattccaaatttgtccttcatttctatctttttttttctattcctcttctaggatttttttttctttccatgtctttcttctgtcatttttcaaaatcaaaccTAATCGATCAACAAAGAACAACCAAATCGATCGTATAaaatccagaaaaaaaaaatcgtttagatttgactatccaaatttgaatgatcgtgtagtcaaatctaaacgattttatatttttaatcgcgtgttgatggagtaattttgatattttttattacGAGTCATTTtacgttttcgaaattgttttatacaatctaaatattttgttatagtttGAAAATATCccttaaaataaaacaataaaaaaaatgagagaaatGTGCACAAAAGAAAGTGTTATGGAAGCAATTATATGATCTTTGCCCGAACACGTGTCCACTAGGCATATTACACGTGGCATAATCCACCAAAGATCTCATATCTTTAGTTTCCCAATTTTGACCGTTTGACTATTTTCATCGTTGTCTAACTTGTGACCGCCCACGTGTCCTCGTCAAGTCGTCTTGATCAATCCCACCCCTTGACttagttccattttttttattcaattaacTTCCTTAATGGTTTATAAAAGTCAGCATTCTTTGATATATAGCAATTTGCCTTACCCAATATGATTGGAATATATATTATCCACATGAATAATATctattaataaatattgataAGGACCATaaataaaccttttttttttttttataaatttatttggaTCGAGTATGTTTTTATGGACTATGATATCATATTAGATAATACGAAGTTTCAtctcaaaattaattaacaacgAGAGAAGCAACCAATCTAATCGTGGGTTCTCTTTATTTTTCTAACGTGAGATTCTCAACAACATTGGTTAATTCATGCTTGCTTTTTGGTATTTAATATTAACTTatagttaattagttttaaagaatggtaaaggtaaaaaaaatgacaaatttgacaaaaacatttataaaatatagtaatatttcagattttatcattgatagatattgatatgCTTCTAACTATAAAAGTTTATCGATATCTATCATCaatagaattcaaaattttgttgtattttgtaaatatcttagtttattttattatattttattatttcattataaaatgaattttataatgaaaaaagaTGAATGAAAACTAATTTGACTATAttcaattttattgtttttaattaattaataaaaaataaaataatcacaAAACTCAATAATAAAAGTGTAAAATATTTGAGGCTATGGATATAAAATGTAGCATTTGAGAATCTTAGTGatgaaatagaaaataaaaacaaaaataacatttttgAAAAACACCGTTTTTTTTCTGATCAATCCAAACAAATCTAAAAGATGCCATCGAGCTTttacatataaaaaatataaacataaactataaacatagtAGAAAATACTATAACAATTAATATTATCTTACATATTGTTGTTTTTTAGATAATTATGGTGTCAAACTTTCATGCTAATTACTACCAATTAAGTCAAGCATGTATTATTGTCGACAACATGCTTTGTCATTTGAGTCATTCATCTATATGAACGATCATTAAAGAGGTATAAACTCTACCTAGACGATTGTGGCCAATCATCTTATCCTTATTTACGAAAAATTATTCAAGAAATGTGTTATAATGTGGCTGACAATTTTGTCCTATTGGATGTATGAGAGAGACTTAACgaaaaaaactcaaatttaaatttaactaaTTATTAAAATGAATGCAAAATTTTTAATCTATATCTAACAACATTGTAACCATCTCGTTGAATAATTTTCAGCTCGTTCAACCTAACACTTTAATACACATTATGTTTGGGAGTATAATCCatacttaaaaaaaagaagtttatGACTATATAGGTGAATGATAAGAAATTTCACTTAAAAAGCTAagacttttcttttaaaacaatgtttcttttttaagaatataaatatatataaaatatgcaTTGTAGCATTGAaaaagcataaaaaaaatccctttcATTATCCAAAATCATCtatgaaattaatatttaaatatttgtcTTCCAAAATTCATATAGCATTGAAAAAAATGCAACCTTtacaataaattaattatatccAATAGCATTGCTCACCAtcttaatataaaaagaattgTCCAAACTTATTCAAATGTATTAAACTACTTATTTActccaaatttcaatttcaataaatctttttttaatcCCACACAtggaaatatatttattaaatatttgcaatttcattttttaaaatataaaaaataaatttaagaaagttattttaaattataaaactattaaaaaatatttacaaattcgTGTAAAACAAAGATTAAAATGGaaccatttttcttaaaaataatattttaaaaatatttaaagagtcaatatcataattataaaatacaattttttttttaatatttttactcgataaattttatttttgttatatttcgtaaatggaaaggaagaaatttattaaagttaaatatgggagaaatattaaaaagaaaaaatagaaacaacataaaagaatataaataaaaaccGATCGACAAAGACTTGCTATCTGATGCGGGTGCAAGTTTCAAGGAAATAAAAGGAACCGTTGATGAGTGAGAAtatgaagagaagaaagaagcgTGGACGGGTGAGATTGAGAGAAATATAATaagaaaatggaagaagaagcGGAGGATTGAAATAACATTTATCCAAGGCCGATAAATGGATAGTGTTGGATTTAGTCGgtcttctctctttctctcccACCTGCGAAAGCAaagggaggaaaaaaaaaaaaaaaaagaagaagaaaggaaaaaaccACGAAATTTGCTTTCTTTGGACAACCAAAATCTAACCCTAATTTCTAGTTTCTTTTTTCGATCGGATCATGCAACTTGGATCCTTTGATCTGGTTGAATTTGAGTTCGATTTCTGAAAAGCGGCGGCCTTTTTCGATCGATCCGGCGGCGGAACGATGACGCGGCGGTGCTCACATTGCAGCCACAATGGTCACAACTCTAGGACTTGTCCGAATCGCGTTGTGAAGCTCTTTGGAGTCCGATTGACCGACGGTTCCATCCGGAAGAGTGCTAGTATGGGGAATCTCAATCACTATGCAGGATCCGGGTCGGGTGCTCTACAAAGCGGGTCCAACAATCCGGCTTCTCCCGGAGAGACTCCTGAGCATGGTGTTGCGGCTGACGGATATGCGTCGGAGGATTTCGTTCCTGGCTCCTCTTCTAGTTGCCGTGAGAGAAAGAAAGGTTTGGGAATTGTTTCTGTTACTTATTGGACTTTGCATGCTTTTCTTTTTGATTCGTGGATTACTGTTTCATTTTCCTCTGTGATCGGCTTGGATTTTATGTAATTATAGTTTGGATTAATGGAAGGAACCTAAGAAGAGGGGCTAAGAAAAGTGTTGTTTCCTTGTTAGAGGAAATATTTGATGGAGAAAATTGGTTGGTacctaattttttttcctttttatttttatgtatttGGAAACAATGGTTACTGTCTAATTGTTAAACTCATGTGGCATCCTGTTTTAGGAAATGGTTTTCAAAAAACACCAATCCATTTAATTCAATTCTTGAAAACTTATGTTCTGGTGTCTTCTTTGTTCATAAACATAGAGTGTGGTTGAAAATAGAATATCCTGTTGATTGGTTAGTCAAACATTGGCTCTCTCTATGTAGCCTTCTTCCTTTGTGTATAAACATCCTCTCTGTCTCTAAGTTcctgtctctctctctctctatatatacaTCTTTTTGTTAAAATGGATTGTACTAAACATATATTCTATTTCCTATATTTTCATAGTTTAGTACCAAACATAGTATATTGAGACATTTTTATTCCCAATCCATGCTAATAACTAGGCCAGCTTATGTTCTTGTGATTACACTCTAAACAGAGGAATCAAGTAACAATGTTATGTGTACATGCTTGAAACATAaagaaaaattatgaaaaacagAGAGGAGGAGaagatatattttgaaaaaaaaatcctttaaaGAGGAAAAGACATTCACACATATTGACTCATCTAAATTTGGTTATAACTTTTTTCTCACTCatttagcatgcatgggatgATCTACAAATATGCTTGTGTACTAGTACTGAATTATTAATATTAGTAACTTTTTGAACGAGGTGACCAGGAGTAGGATATTCGAATTGTCTACGATTAACCTTTGATCAGTTGGTAAGAATCAATTGATCCTTCTTATATGTGTGTTTGGTAATGCACAGGTGTTCCATGGACTGAGGAAGAGCATAGGATGTTTCTATTGGGATTACAGAAACTTGGAAAAGGAGACTGGCGTGGGATAGCACGTAATTATGTTGTATCTAGGACACCTACACAAGTGGCAAGCCATGCTCAAAAGTATTTTATTAGGCAGACCAATGTATCAAGACGAAAGAGGCGCTCCAGTTTGTTTGATATTGTTGCTGATGAAGTTTGTATTCTCTATCCATCCATTCTTATTTCTTAAATGCATAATGTGTCCAAACTTTTAGCTCTACTAAAGTACAAACATTCTAGTTGTGCAGTTCATCTACTCTCCAGTTATAGAAATGTCAATAATCTATCAATAACTCTACCCCATCTCTCAAATGTATATGATGTATTACAGTCTTCTTCGAATTAACTTGCCTTCTTCCATAATAAAATCCTTGAATAACGATGCTAATTTTCAGTTTTATGCATGTATGCCAAGTATGTAATATGATTAGCCCTATCACTTTTACCTTTTTATTCATGTATGTCAATTAAGTTATATGTTTAGCCTTATTACTTTTACTTTTCTCTACCAATTACTGATTGTCTTTCCTCTTCCCACAAATTTGCAGCGTGTCGATAATTCCATTGTGCAGCAAGACTTCCTATCTGTCAACAGTTCACATGCTGAATCGCAAAGCAATAACCCATTGCCTACACCACCTACTGTGGATGAAGAATGTGAATCGATGGATTCCACCAACTCAAATGATGGAGAAACAGCACCTGCGGAGCCAGATGGCCCCCAGTGCTGTTATCCAGTGGTATATCCTGCGTATGTTGCACCATTCTTTCCATTTTCTATTCCGTTCTACTCGGGATATAGTGCAGAGACCACCAATAAGGAGACACATGAGGTTCTTAAGCCAACAGCCGTGCATTCAAAGAGTCCTCTCAATGTTGATGAGCTGATTGGCATGTCAAAACTCAGTCTGGGGGAATCTATTGGTCATGCTGGTCCCTCTTCTCTTTCACTGAAACTACTTGAGGGGTCGTCTAGACGATCTGCTTTCCATGCAAATCCAGCTTCTGGCAGTGAAAATATGAGTTCTGGTGGCAGTCCAATCCATGCTGTTTAATGGATAGTATATTTCTGAACTTCAGATTGTAGGTTATATTTACGAGTTATTGTCAATATACAACAAAATAATGTGCAGTCTGGTTTGGGTTTATTGATATTTTCATGTTAGGTCAGTCTTTTTCTCCCCACCCTTCCTGCCCTGCCTCGCCCTGGTCTCTCCTGTGTTAACTAACTTGGTTGTAACTTGTAGGCTTTAGCATCTTCCGTTAGAAATCGTCCATTCCGACTCTTAAAAGATTGTATGTGGTTTATCTTCAGTTTCTGGACTTGAAGCTTATTTATATACTTTGTGACATTCTAATTCATGCAGGAAACAGATTTTGCAATATTTCAGATGTTGTTTAGTGTGGTTTTCTTGGGAGGAGCGGGTTCGACACAAAACGAATTCTGTCTCCTTCAACTTATGCGTGGTTTTTTCTTCGAAATTCTAAAAGGAGTTGTTGGGTTTGAAAATTTGTATGAAGAACAGGTATGCTTCATTTGTAATCAATCCTGTTAGCTAGGAGATTGAAATCACCTCAAATATAGAAATGTATGAAGGGCCATTCATAGTTGATAGAATGTTGAATGAACATCTGTTTGTTTCTTAGGTCATTGACTATATTTTCAATGCTTATTTCAAGTTTTTGAGATAAATTTGTTTAACAATATATCTTGTTTAACAATATATTTTGTTTGAGAAAAAGTACTACTCGTTACAAGAGATAACACAAAAGGTGTTTGGTCAATTAATTCTTCCCCATCCTCAACTCTTAT
Encoded proteins:
- the LOC103490872 gene encoding transcription factor KUA1; the protein is MTRRCSHCSHNGHNSRTCPNRVVKLFGVRLTDGSIRKSASMGNLNHYAGSGSGALQSGSNNPASPGETPEHGVAADGYASEDFVPGSSSSCRERKKGVPWTEEEHRMFLLGLQKLGKGDWRGIARNYVVSRTPTQVASHAQKYFIRQTNVSRRKRRSSLFDIVADERVDNSIVQQDFLSVNSSHAESQSNNPLPTPPTVDEECESMDSTNSNDGETAPAEPDGPQCCYPVVYPAYVAPFFPFSIPFYSGYSAETTNKETHEVLKPTAVHSKSPLNVDELIGMSKLSLGESIGHAGPSSLSLKLLEGSSRRSAFHANPASGSENMSSGGSPIHAV